GTAGTCACCATCGCATGATCATGTGACGGTCGCTTCCACGTCGCCCGCACCGTGACCGGCGGCCTGTCAGTTTCCGCCGCGCCGGGCGTTCCGTATGAGGGTCCCGAACCGCTCGCACGCGCCACTCTTCCGGGCGCGGCACCCCATGCAGCAGCAGGAGAACCATGCGCCACGCGATTGCATTCACGCTCGTCCTGACGGCGCTGCTCGCATGCAGCGACCCGGGCGGCGTGACGTCGATCGATGAGGGGACCGCGGTCGTCACGGGCACCGCCTATGTGGATCTCGACGGTGACGGCGCCCTCGGAACGGGCGACACTCCGGTCGCGGGTGCCCAGGTGTCGCTGCTGGTACATGCGACGGGCGACACGGTGGCGCGTGCGCAGAGCATTGCAAACGGCACTTTCGTGCTGCGCAACCTCGCCGCGGGAACCTACCGGCTCGAGGTGGACCTCGGGTCGATGCGTGACTCGCTCGCGGTTCTCAGCACGGGCGCTACGCCGCTCGTGGTCGCGCGCGGTGATAGCGCCTTCGCGCAGGTGCGCGTGGGCTATTCCGCTACCCGAACGTCGGTCGCCGGCGCGCGGGCGCTGCCGCCCGGTCAGCGCGTAATCCTATCCGGGGTCGCACTCAATGGCTCGCCGGCGTTCGGCGATTCGACGCTGCATCTGATGGATGCGACCGGAGCGATCCGCGTGACGCAGGTCCGCGCTGCAGTCGCGTTGGGCGACAGCATCCGGGTCCTCGGGACGATTGCAGTCCGCGCAGGGCAGCCGGTACTCGCAGCGGCAGTGACGGCGATCGAGCTGGCCAGCGCAGGCACGCCCGATCCGGATTCGGTGTCGACCGGCGCGGCGGCCGGGGCGGCGGCCGGTCTGCTCGACGCGGCGCAGGTGGCGGTCACGGGTATGGTCACTACTGTGAGCACGGACGCGTCAGGCGACGTCCTGCTCACAATCGATGACGGCTCCGGCGCGCTGCTCGTCGAGCTGCACGCGTCGGCCGGCTTCGTGTCCACGTCGTTCGCGGCAGGACAGGCCGTCCGCGCGCGCGGTGTATTGGTGCCGGACGAGAGCGCACCCCGCTGGATCCTGCGACCGCGCGCCACGTGGGACATCGCCGTGACCGCGGGCGAAGTGCTCTGCTCGGCCGCGGGGGCCGCCGGAGCGTACGCGTGCCGGGGCATCGACCTCGTCGCGTTCATCCCCACCTGGGAGCTGGGCGGCGGACAGGGCATCCGCCTCAACGACATCTGGGGCTGGACGGACGTCCAGACAGGACGCGAGTACGCGATCGTCGGGCGTTCCGACGGCACGGCGTTCGTCGACATCACGA
This region of Longimicrobiales bacterium genomic DNA includes:
- a CDS encoding choice-of-anchor B family protein, which produces MRHAIAFTLVLTALLACSDPGGVTSIDEGTAVVTGTAYVDLDGDGALGTGDTPVAGAQVSLLVHATGDTVARAQSIANGTFVLRNLAAGTYRLEVDLGSMRDSLAVLSTGATPLVVARGDSAFAQVRVGYSATRTSVAGARALPPGQRVILSGVALNGSPAFGDSTLHLMDATGAIRVTQVRAAVALGDSIRVLGTIAVRAGQPVLAAAVTAIELASAGTPDPDSVSTGAAAGAAAGLLDAAQVAVTGMVTTVSTDASGDVLLTIDDGSGALLVELHASAGFVSTSFAAGQAVRARGVLVPDESAPRWILRPRATWDIAVTAGEVLCSAAGAAGAYACRGIDLVAFIPTWELGGGQGIRLNDIWGWTDVQTGREYAIVGRSDGTAFVDITNPLKPVLVANLPKTAAAFASTWRDMKVYSDHVFVVADGAGAHGMQVVDL